Proteins encoded in a region of the Flavobacteriaceae bacterium HL-DH10 genome:
- a CDS encoding tetratricopeptide repeat protein, whose product MKQLIYIILFLLSFSGFSQNHALFDKANALYNEGKYAEAIDNYSAILKSGNHSAELYFNLANANYKLNNIAPSIYYYEKALQLSPDDADIKNNMAFAKNMTIDAIDIIPDSGFSKLVKSLTNSMSFDNWAKISVSLVFCFVVLFLIYYFAYSTLNKRLAFIGSLTALIFVCITLVFAFHKFNLDKNDNPAIVFAQESKVKSDPSSRSEESFRLHEGTKVQVVEAYNDWKKIKLSDGKTGWIPSKDIKTLSDF is encoded by the coding sequence ATGAAGCAGCTAATTTACATAATATTGTTTTTGTTAAGTTTTTCTGGTTTTTCACAAAACCATGCCTTGTTTGATAAAGCGAACGCCCTATATAATGAAGGCAAATATGCAGAAGCTATTGATAATTATAGCGCTATTTTAAAAAGTGGAAATCATTCTGCAGAATTGTATTTTAATTTAGCAAACGCTAATTACAAACTTAATAATATTGCGCCTAGTATTTATTATTATGAAAAAGCACTCCAATTATCACCAGATGATGCTGATATTAAAAATAACATGGCATTTGCAAAAAATATGACTATTGATGCCATTGATATAATTCCCGATTCTGGATTTTCAAAACTTGTTAAAAGCTTAACAAATTCAATGTCTTTTGATAATTGGGCAAAAATATCAGTAAGTTTAGTGTTTTGTTTTGTTGTTTTATTTCTAATCTATTATTTTGCTTACTCTACTTTAAATAAACGATTGGCATTCATAGGAAGTTTAACAGCGCTAATATTTGTTTGTATAACACTTGTTTTTGCTTTTCATAAGTTTAATTTAGATAAAAACGACAACCCTGCAATTGTTTTTGCACAGGAAAGTAAAGTAAAAAGCGACCCTAGTTCAAGAAGTGAAGAGTCTTTTAGATTACATGAAGGCACAAAGGTTCAGGTAGTAGAAGCATATAACGATTGGAAAAAAATAAAACTTTCTGATGGTAAAACAGGTTGGATCCCTTCAAAAGATATTAAAACGCTGAGTGATTTTTGA
- a CDS encoding SulP family inorganic anion transporter — MFKTIKNDLPASIVVFFVALPLCLGIALASGAPLFSGVIAGIIGGIVVGGLSGSKVGVSGPAAGLAAIVLTAIGTLGGYENFLVAVVLGGVIQLLFGVLKAGVIGYYFPSSVIKGMLTGIGIIIILKQIPHFFGYDIEPEGADSFIEVSGENTFSAILHIFDNITLGSVLIGIIGLAIILFWDKVLSKKAKFFQIIQGPLVAVVAGIIYFMLTSGNDTLAILPKHLVSVPIPEDAVSFLNQFSFPNFSVITNTEVWVVAFTIALVGSLETLLSVEAADRIDPHKNVTPTNRELLAQGTGNIISGLIGGLPITQVIVRSSANIQSGARSKTSAILHGFFLLISVVLIPKLLNMIPLSVLAAVLLIVGYKLAKPSLFKQMYNLGWKQSVPFFSTILGIVFTDLLVGIGLGLAVGIVVILLKSYQNSHFLHIEDKSNGKHKIKMTLAEEVTFFNKGAILKELDSLPRDTYLEIDILKTRYLDNDIIEILEDFAFKAKERNIDIKLVSKRGIVENPPSFIGFFDERPKSKISLS, encoded by the coding sequence ATGTTTAAAACTATTAAAAATGACTTGCCAGCAAGTATCGTTGTATTTTTTGTTGCTTTACCTTTATGTTTAGGTATTGCATTAGCAAGTGGAGCTCCATTATTTTCGGGAGTAATTGCTGGAATTATTGGAGGAATTGTTGTAGGAGGTTTAAGTGGCTCCAAAGTAGGTGTTAGTGGTCCCGCAGCTGGATTAGCAGCTATTGTTTTAACAGCTATAGGAACATTAGGAGGTTATGAAAATTTCTTGGTGGCGGTTGTTTTAGGAGGTGTTATTCAATTGCTTTTTGGTGTATTAAAAGCAGGTGTTATTGGTTATTATTTTCCGTCTTCCGTTATTAAAGGTATGCTTACTGGTATAGGAATTATTATCATTTTAAAGCAAATCCCTCATTTTTTTGGTTATGATATAGAACCTGAAGGTGCAGACAGCTTTATTGAAGTATCGGGCGAAAACACATTTTCGGCTATTTTACATATTTTTGATAATATTACATTAGGCTCTGTACTTATCGGCATTATTGGGTTGGCTATTATCCTTTTTTGGGATAAAGTGCTTTCTAAAAAAGCAAAGTTCTTTCAAATCATTCAAGGCCCACTTGTAGCCGTAGTAGCTGGTATTATTTATTTTATGCTTACTAGTGGTAATGATACTTTAGCCATTTTACCAAAACACTTGGTAAGTGTACCAATACCAGAAGATGCCGTATCATTTTTAAATCAATTTAGTTTTCCTAATTTTTCAGTTATTACTAACACTGAAGTTTGGGTAGTAGCATTTACCATTGCATTGGTAGGTAGTTTAGAAACACTATTAAGTGTTGAAGCAGCAGATAGAATAGATCCTCACAAAAATGTAACACCAACAAATAGAGAATTACTTGCGCAAGGAACTGGAAATATTATTTCGGGATTAATTGGAGGTTTGCCAATTACCCAAGTTATTGTTAGAAGTTCTGCAAATATTCAATCTGGTGCAAGAAGTAAAACATCTGCGATTTTGCACGGTTTTTTTCTTTTAATTTCGGTTGTTTTAATACCTAAGTTGTTAAATATGATTCCGTTATCGGTTTTAGCTGCCGTCCTTTTAATTGTTGGTTACAAATTAGCAAAACCGTCATTATTTAAGCAAATGTATAATTTGGGCTGGAAGCAATCCGTTCCGTTCTTTAGTACTATTTTAGGAATTGTTTTTACCGATTTGTTAGTTGGTATTGGTTTAGGACTTGCAGTTGGTATAGTAGTTATATTATTGAAAAGTTACCAAAACTCACACTTTCTTCATATTGAAGATAAAAGTAACGGCAAGCATAAAATAAAAATGACACTTGCAGAAGAAGTTACGTTTTTTAATAAGGGAGCTATTTTAAAAGAATTAGATAGTTTACCAAGAGATACTTATTTAGAAATAGATATACTTAAAACCAGGTACTTAGATAATGATATTATCGAAATTCTTGAAGATTTTGCTTTTAAAGCAAAAGAAAGAAATATAGATATTAAGTTGGTTTCTAAACGAGGAATTGTTGAAAACCCTCCAAGTTTTATTGGGTTTTTTGATGAAAGACCAAAATCTAAAATAAGTTTAAGTTAA
- a CDS encoding universal stress protein, with product MKNKKSKILVLSDLKESTRNVLKSSVSLAKMVDGDIDFFHVIKPTDVVEKESQLSAFRTINEQHSATKKDIQNFVNPLSEAYGIDINYSYTFGNVKNEIREHIANNKPDIIVLGKRTSKTFKVMGDSITQFVLKEYDGVIMIASDNALEPNKNLSLGFFNDIDESSEFVENLIKHTEAPVKSFKIRKKSDALKEANISDDKKTIEFVFEKNDNTIMNLSNYLSKNNINLLCINRGKKKTANKLSFMSSDIKEAINKLDVSLLLSGGQNFSIQQ from the coding sequence ATGAAAAACAAAAAATCTAAAATATTAGTGCTATCAGACTTAAAAGAGTCTACTAGAAATGTGTTAAAAAGCAGTGTTAGTTTAGCTAAAATGGTTGATGGGGATATTGATTTTTTTCATGTTATAAAACCGACAGATGTCGTTGAAAAAGAAAGTCAATTATCAGCATTTCGAACGATTAATGAACAACATAGTGCAACCAAAAAAGATATTCAGAATTTTGTAAATCCGCTTTCAGAAGCATATGGTATAGATATAAATTACAGTTATACGTTTGGAAATGTAAAAAATGAAATTCGAGAACATATTGCAAATAATAAACCTGATATCATTGTTTTGGGGAAAAGAACTTCTAAAACATTTAAAGTTATGGGAGATAGTATAACTCAATTTGTTTTAAAAGAATACGATGGAGTAATTATGATAGCTTCAGATAATGCTCTAGAACCAAATAAAAATTTATCATTAGGGTTTTTTAACGATATAGATGAGTCTTCTGAATTTGTAGAAAATTTAATAAAACATACAGAAGCACCAGTAAAATCTTTTAAGATAAGAAAAAAATCAGATGCATTAAAAGAAGCAAATATCTCCGATGATAAAAAAACAATAGAGTTCGTATTTGAGAAAAATGATAATACAATTATGAATCTTTCAAATTATTTATCAAAAAATAATATCAATTTATTATGCATAAATAGAGGAAAGAAAAAAACAGCTAATAAATTAAGTTTTATGTCGTCTGATATTAAAGAGGCTATAAATAAACTTGATGTCTCACTTTTATTATCAGGAGGACAAAATTTTTCAATACAACAATAA
- a CDS encoding carbonic anhydrase family protein, which yields MKAHTRETQATMTPQKALDFLKEGNQRFQNNLKANRNLLEQVNDTSEGQFPFATILSCIDSRVSAELVFDQGLGDIFSVRIAGNFVNEDILGSMEFACKLAGTKVIVVLGHTSCGAIKGACDDAKLGNLTKMLEKIKPAVKAVSEPTDSSLRNSSNLEFVNNVADKNVLLTIDRIMDESPVLAEMQNKGEIKIVGAMYDIHTGEVTFHE from the coding sequence ATGAAAGCACATACAAGAGAAACACAAGCAACCATGACGCCACAAAAGGCTCTGGATTTTTTAAAAGAAGGAAATCAAAGGTTTCAAAATAATTTAAAAGCGAATAGAAATTTATTAGAGCAAGTAAATGATACTAGCGAAGGGCAATTTCCTTTTGCAACTATTTTAAGTTGTATAGATTCAAGAGTTTCTGCAGAATTAGTCTTTGATCAGGGTTTGGGTGATATATTTAGCGTTCGTATTGCTGGAAATTTTGTAAATGAAGATATTTTAGGAAGCATGGAATTTGCTTGTAAACTTGCAGGAACAAAGGTTATTGTTGTTTTAGGACATACGAGTTGTGGTGCAATAAAAGGCGCTTGTGATGATGCTAAGCTAGGTAATTTAACAAAGATGTTAGAAAAAATTAAACCAGCAGTAAAAGCCGTGAGTGAGCCTACAGATTCAAGTTTAAGAAACTCATCAAATTTAGAATTTGTTAATAATGTTGCCGATAAAAATGTGCTTTTAACTATAGATAGAATTATGGATGAAAGTCCAGTTTTGGCAGAAATGCAAAATAAAGGTGAAATTAAAATTGTTGGCGCTATGTATGATATTCATACTGGTGAAGTCACTTTTCATGAATAA
- a CDS encoding DUF2490 domain-containing protein yields the protein MKKKATLVALVFVLMLPFFVQSQDSSFGNWLIYIGNKKLKNNWNIHNEVQYRNYNAIGDLEQLLLRTGLGYTFNENKNNILLGYGYILSENYTGNVDDKVSINEHRIFQQFISKQNIGSVKLNHRYRFEQRFVESDFKMRFRYFLGVNIPLTNAENPNNKYYVSAYNEIFLNTKTSIFDRNRVYAGLGYNMNKSLRIEAGYMNQFFETSSRDQFNLITFITF from the coding sequence ATGAAAAAGAAAGCAACTTTGGTAGCATTAGTCTTTGTATTAATGCTACCTTTTTTTGTACAAAGTCAAGACAGTAGTTTTGGTAATTGGCTTATTTATATTGGGAATAAAAAGCTGAAAAATAATTGGAACATCCATAACGAAGTACAGTATAGAAATTATAATGCTATAGGAGATCTTGAACAGTTACTTTTAAGAACAGGTTTAGGATATACTTTTAATGAAAACAAGAATAATATTTTGTTGGGTTATGGTTATATCTTATCTGAAAATTATACAGGAAATGTAGATGATAAAGTATCAATTAATGAACACCGAATTTTTCAACAGTTTATATCTAAACAAAATATAGGTTCTGTAAAATTAAATCATCGTTACCGTTTTGAACAACGTTTTGTAGAGTCTGATTTTAAGATGCGTTTCCGTTATTTTTTAGGGGTTAATATCCCATTAACTAATGCAGAAAATCCTAATAACAAATATTATGTATCGGCATATAATGAGATTTTTTTAAATACTAAAACATCCATTTTTGATAGAAACAGAGTCTATGCTGGTCTTGGTTATAATATGAATAAAAGTTTAAGAATTGAAGCAGGTTATATGAACCAGTTTTTTGAAACAAGTAGTAGAGACCAATTTAATTTAATAACCTTTATTACTTTTTAG
- a CDS encoding SulP family inorganic anion transporter: MKNLFSNIKGDAFGGITAGIVALPLALAFGVSSGLGPTAGLYGAIFISFFAALFGGTSTQISGPTAPMTAVSMVVIAGIIATNDGDINKALPVILTVFLLAGLMQVGLGVLGLGKYIRYIPYPVVSGFMTAIGVIILLTQILPSLGYYPKEDMEFVNTFKPHAEEVILENILKEQAGEGILVLEDFKETVNRAHEISQEAILKESQTLAAKDASGALGAVKILPTALQNINWLELILALGTILIIYGFKRITKAVPSTLVALIVMSGIAVGFELDYRPIEEIPSGLPIPNLEIFTGFKLSHITPYIFTALTLSLLGAIDSLLTSVVADNMTKTKHKPNKELVGQGIGNSIAAVFGGIPGAGATIRTVVNISSGGKTKLSGMIAGLLLLVILLALGPVASKIPAAVLAGILITVGIGVMDYKGLKAIPSLPRDIKFGPFKLSSEVLIMIVVLLLSTFWDLIYAVGIGLVIASLMFMKKIGDLTAERSNVKPLKEEAWKDEINFPENLKEEVFIKHIKGPLFFGSTSDFQQLTAQIPNTARTVIIRLGRMQYMDQSGLYAMEDMLQDLNKKNIEVLFVGLLKQPKYMMERIDIIPDLIPKEHIFDNFKKCLEWIKSNGKNHK; encoded by the coding sequence ATGAAAAATTTATTTTCAAATATAAAAGGAGATGCATTTGGTGGTATTACTGCAGGAATTGTAGCATTACCATTGGCATTGGCATTCGGAGTCTCATCAGGTTTAGGACCAACTGCAGGACTTTATGGCGCTATTTTTATTAGTTTTTTTGCTGCGCTTTTTGGAGGTACAAGCACGCAGATTTCTGGGCCAACCGCACCTATGACAGCTGTGAGCATGGTTGTTATTGCAGGGATTATTGCAACTAACGATGGAGATATTAATAAAGCTTTACCTGTAATACTTACCGTCTTCTTATTGGCAGGGCTCATGCAAGTAGGTTTGGGTGTTTTAGGTTTAGGAAAATATATCAGGTATATCCCATATCCTGTTGTTTCTGGTTTTATGACTGCAATTGGTGTTATTATTTTATTGACTCAAATTTTACCTTCTTTAGGATATTACCCAAAAGAAGATATGGAGTTTGTTAATACGTTTAAACCTCATGCCGAAGAAGTTATTTTAGAAAACATATTAAAAGAACAAGCTGGCGAAGGTATTTTAGTTTTAGAAGATTTTAAAGAAACCGTTAATAGAGCTCACGAAATTTCGCAAGAGGCTATATTAAAAGAATCTCAAACTTTAGCGGCAAAAGATGCTTCGGGAGCATTGGGAGCTGTTAAAATTTTGCCTACAGCTTTACAAAATATTAATTGGTTAGAATTAATATTAGCTTTAGGTACTATTTTAATAATTTATGGTTTTAAACGAATTACTAAGGCCGTTCCAAGTACACTAGTTGCTCTAATTGTAATGTCTGGAATAGCTGTTGGTTTTGAATTAGACTATAGACCAATAGAGGAAATTCCTAGCGGACTTCCAATACCAAATCTAGAAATATTTACAGGTTTTAAATTAAGCCATATTACACCATATATTTTTACAGCACTTACCTTGTCTTTACTTGGTGCAATAGATTCATTATTAACTAGTGTTGTTGCAGATAATATGACCAAAACAAAGCATAAACCGAATAAAGAATTGGTTGGTCAAGGTATAGGTAATAGTATTGCTGCTGTTTTTGGAGGTATTCCAGGTGCAGGTGCTACTATAAGAACCGTAGTTAATATTTCTTCGGGTGGTAAAACAAAATTATCTGGAATGATTGCGGGGCTTTTATTATTAGTAATTTTATTAGCATTAGGTCCTGTAGCATCAAAAATTCCAGCTGCTGTTTTAGCAGGAATCTTAATTACTGTAGGTATTGGTGTTATGGACTATAAAGGTTTAAAAGCTATTCCAAGTTTACCTAGAGATATTAAATTTGGACCATTTAAATTAAGTTCAGAAGTGTTAATAATGATTGTTGTATTATTACTTTCAACATTTTGGGATTTAATTTATGCTGTTGGTATTGGTTTAGTTATAGCCTCTTTAATGTTTATGAAAAAAATAGGTGACTTAACAGCAGAAAGAAGTAATGTAAAACCCTTAAAAGAAGAAGCTTGGAAAGATGAAATTAATTTTCCAGAAAACTTAAAAGAAGAGGTGTTTATAAAACACATAAAAGGACCGTTATTTTTTGGTTCTACTAGTGATTTTCAACAACTAACAGCTCAAATTCCAAATACCGCAAGAACGGTTATAATTAGATTAGGACGTATGCAATATATGGATCAATCTGGATTATACGCGATGGAAGATATGCTTCAAGATTTAAATAAGAAAAATATTGAAGTACTTTTTGTTGGTCTACTAAAACAACCTAAATATATGATGGAGCGTATTGATATTATTCCAGATTTAATTCCTAAAGAACATATATTTGATAACTTTAAAAAGTGTTTAGAATGGATAAAATCAAATGGAAAAAATCATAAATAG
- a CDS encoding carbonic anhydrase, which yields MKLERVFQNNEKWIKDKLSNDPEYFNDLGKGQKPELLFIGCSDSRVTSEELMGLGPGEVFVHRNIANMVTGTDLNVMSVVEYAVIHLKVKHVIVCGHYACGGVKAAMQSADLGILNPWLRNIRDVYRIHKTELNNIDDEEKKYDRLVELNVQEQCVNLIKTAAIQKALRERGLTVHGWVFDVNTGKLIDLKIDFENILKSIREIYHLD from the coding sequence ATGAAGTTAGAAAGGGTTTTTCAAAATAATGAAAAGTGGATTAAAGATAAATTATCTAACGATCCTGAATATTTTAATGATTTAGGGAAAGGGCAAAAGCCAGAATTGTTATTTATAGGTTGTTCAGATAGTCGAGTGACTTCTGAGGAGTTAATGGGGTTAGGTCCAGGCGAGGTTTTTGTACACAGAAATATTGCTAATATGGTTACAGGAACCGATTTAAATGTGATGTCTGTTGTAGAATATGCTGTTATTCATCTAAAAGTAAAACATGTTATTGTTTGCGGACATTATGCTTGTGGTGGTGTAAAAGCTGCTATGCAATCGGCAGATTTAGGTATTTTAAATCCGTGGTTACGTAATATTCGCGATGTGTATCGCATTCATAAAACTGAGCTAAATAATATTGATGACGAAGAAAAGAAATATGATCGTTTAGTAGAATTAAATGTACAAGAACAATGTGTAAACCTTATAAAAACAGCAGCCATACAAAAAGCTTTAAGAGAAAGAGGGTTAACAGTACATGGTTGGGTATTTGATGTGAATACAGGGAAACTCATCGATTTGAAAATCGATTTTGAAAATATTCTAAAAAGTATCAGAGAAATTTATCATTTAGATTAA
- a CDS encoding DoxX family membrane protein, whose protein sequence is MKLSISVFYILVRLILGGFMVYGGIHKFEKTIPSPIKVLETANKFSSPEKESTLQKVLYISGSKQTGYFWQVLGICELLFGLLLIIQGSGFIGALFLLPITLHIFLFHLFLEPNDIGELIQTGVLFTINIILILNEKERWKHLLWIKPI, encoded by the coding sequence ATGAAATTATCAATCAGCGTATTTTATATTTTAGTTCGTTTAATTCTTGGAGGTTTTATGGTATATGGTGGTATTCATAAATTTGAAAAAACTATTCCGAGTCCTATTAAAGTTTTAGAAACAGCTAATAAATTTTCATCACCCGAAAAAGAATCAACACTTCAAAAAGTATTATATATAAGTGGATCTAAACAAACTGGGTATTTTTGGCAAGTACTTGGAATTTGTGAGTTGCTCTTTGGATTACTTTTAATTATTCAAGGTTCAGGATTTATTGGCGCCCTTTTTTTGCTCCCTATTACATTGCATATTTTCCTTTTTCACTTGTTTTTAGAACCCAACGACATTGGAGAACTTATACAAACAGGTGTTTTATTTACAATAAATATAATACTTATTTTAAATGAAAAAGAAAGATGGAAACACTTGCTTTGGATAAAACCTATTTAA
- a CDS encoding HmuY family protein — translation MNTFKFLTLVALFIGFSSCNDDDTPTILDIESKTISNLHAPHSGGQGSGEDISGSFTKFNFETGEITTSETDWDIAFRGTSIIVNGGVSLETTDEPDRTGNAAVYIANGTIASINEVDTSLFTQDSDTGYAITTGSGNGWYTYAGPPSHVISPTPGKILVFKTNKGLYAKVEILSYYENAPDNPDAFVDATPYYTFNYVYQPNEGVTTF, via the coding sequence ATGAACACATTTAAATTTTTAACATTAGTCGCTCTTTTTATTGGTTTCTCATCTTGTAATGATGATGATACTCCAACTATTTTAGACATAGAATCTAAAACCATTTCAAACTTACATGCGCCTCATTCTGGAGGTCAAGGATCGGGAGAGGATATCTCTGGTTCTTTTACTAAGTTTAATTTTGAAACAGGAGAAATAACAACAAGTGAAACCGATTGGGATATTGCCTTTAGAGGAACTTCTATTATTGTAAACGGAGGTGTTTCTTTAGAAACAACTGATGAACCTGATAGAACAGGAAATGCTGCTGTGTATATTGCTAATGGAACGATAGCTTCAATTAACGAAGTAGACACATCTCTTTTTACACAAGATTCGGATACAGGATATGCCATTACTACAGGAAGTGGAAACGGATGGTATACATATGCTGGCCCTCCTAGTCATGTAATCAGTCCAACTCCTGGAAAAATTCTTGTTTTTAAAACCAATAAAGGGCTTTATGCAAAAGTAGAGATTTTGAGTTATTATGAAAATGCGCCTGATAATCCTGATGCTTTTGTAGATGCAACGCCTTACTACACTTTTAACTATGTATACCAACCTAATGAAGGTGTAACTACTTTTTAA
- a CDS encoding TonB-dependent receptor produces MSYSFSQESNASKDSTKTKDLDEIIITATRTTRQLSSLPLPAQIISKKDIERSNSVRLNDILNEQTGLITVSDFGGGDGIQLQGLDAQYTLILVDGVPLVGRSAGTLDLNRITVGNTKQIEIVKGASSCLYGSEALGGVINIITETPKEGFIGHVNYRHGSFNTNDLSSSINYKKQKLGITTFLNRYSSNGYDLDKSDDLKTIEPFSNYTLNTKVTYEFSKATNLLISGKYYTQNQDYVASATLNGESNINEWNTHLKLGHTYSKKWHSYFEFYATRYKANEYLNNPDESRFSDSYFNQFLLRPEIRATFNASKKSAFIGGLGWNHETLKRTDFSTNPEFNSPYAYLQYDTNPNENINIILGARFDNHNKYKSQFSPKAAIRYEFNSELAIKASVGYGFKTPDFRQLYFDFTNATVGYTVLGYNAVGTKIPELQAEGQIANIIIPITEFESDLNSENSISLNLGADYQPFSSLKLHLNIFRNSINDLIDTRVIANKTNGQNVFSYFNINTVYTQGIEFNTNWKPNNSLKISGGYQLLIAKDKTAETAFKNGTVYARVSSSSPSFQLKKEDYFGLFNRSRHMGNIKVFYEFTKWLLDANIRGTYRSKYGIIDSNGNTYLDRYDDFVKGYTIWDFALNKTLFKNHKIGFGIDNILGFTDPQNITNISGRIIYGKLHIQF; encoded by the coding sequence GTGAGCTATTCTTTTTCTCAAGAAAGTAATGCCTCCAAAGATTCTACAAAAACTAAAGATTTAGATGAAATAATAATAACAGCAACCCGGACTACAAGACAATTATCATCTTTACCGCTACCCGCTCAAATTATTAGTAAAAAGGATATTGAAAGATCTAATTCAGTTCGATTAAATGATATTTTAAATGAGCAAACTGGTTTAATTACAGTTTCAGATTTTGGTGGAGGAGATGGTATTCAATTACAAGGTTTAGATGCGCAATACACCTTAATTCTTGTTGATGGTGTACCGCTTGTGGGACGTTCGGCAGGTACTCTAGACCTTAATAGAATTACTGTTGGCAATACAAAACAAATAGAAATAGTTAAAGGCGCATCTTCCTGTTTATACGGAAGTGAAGCGCTTGGAGGTGTTATTAATATAATTACCGAAACACCTAAAGAAGGGTTTATTGGTCATGTAAATTACAGGCATGGTAGCTTTAACACCAACGATTTAAGCAGCTCCATAAATTACAAAAAACAAAAACTTGGAATAACTACTTTTTTGAATAGATATAGTAGTAATGGCTATGATTTAGATAAAAGTGATGATTTAAAAACTATAGAGCCTTTTAGTAACTATACTTTAAACACAAAAGTTACTTATGAATTTTCAAAGGCTACCAATCTTTTAATTTCTGGTAAATATTACACACAAAACCAAGATTATGTGGCATCAGCTACCTTAAATGGAGAAAGTAATATAAACGAGTGGAATACGCATTTAAAGCTAGGTCATACCTATAGTAAAAAATGGCATAGCTATTTTGAATTTTATGCTACGCGTTATAAAGCCAACGAATACTTAAATAACCCAGATGAATCTAGGTTTAGTGATAGTTATTTTAATCAATTTTTATTGCGTCCAGAAATTAGAGCAACTTTTAATGCTTCTAAAAAAAGTGCTTTTATTGGTGGTTTAGGTTGGAATCATGAAACGTTGAAGAGAACTGACTTTTCAACCAATCCAGAATTTAATTCACCTTATGCTTACTTACAATATGATACAAACCCAAATGAGAATATTAATATTATTCTAGGAGCTCGTTTTGATAATCATAATAAATACAAATCGCAGTTTAGCCCCAAAGCAGCTATTAGATATGAATTTAATAGCGAATTAGCCATTAAAGCATCCGTTGGTTACGGATTTAAGACTCCCGATTTCAGACAATTATATTTCGATTTTACCAATGCCACTGTTGGATACACCGTTTTAGGTTATAATGCGGTTGGCACAAAAATTCCAGAACTACAAGCAGAAGGACAAATTGCAAACATTATTATACCTATTACTGAATTTGAAAGCGATTTAAATTCTGAGAATTCTATAAGCTTGAATTTAGGTGCAGATTACCAACCTTTTTCTTCCTTAAAATTACACCTAAATATTTTTAGAAATAGTATAAACGATTTAATTGATACTCGTGTTATTGCTAATAAAACGAATGGACAAAATGTATTTAGTTACTTCAACATAAATACGGTATACACTCAAGGTATTGAATTTAATACAAATTGGAAACCTAATAATAGCTTAAAAATTTCTGGGGGCTATCAATTACTTATTGCTAAAGATAAAACAGCAGAAACAGCTTTTAAAAATGGTACTGTTTACGCAAGAGTATCTTCTAGTTCTCCTTCCTTTCAACTTAAAAAAGAAGATTACTTCGGTTTATTTAATAGATCTCGCCACATGGGAAACATTAAGGTATTTTACGAATTCACAAAATGGCTTTTAGATGCCAACATTCGTGGAACCTATCGTAGTAAATATGGCATTATAGATAGCAATGGAAATACATATTTAGACCGCTATGATGATTTTGTTAAAGGCTACACCATTTGGGATTTTGCTTTAAATAAAACACTTTTTAAAAACCATAAAATAGGCTTTGGTATTGATAATATTTTAGGATTTACAGACCCTCAAAATATCACCAATATTTCAGGACGTATTATTTATGGAAAACTACACATTCAATTTTAA
- a CDS encoding CvpA family protein: MSVIDIVLGALVLFGLVRGFMKGLFVEVSSLVALIAGVYGAIHFSNFASEFLQTKTEWDEKTINIVAFAITFIIIVLAIALAGKALTKLANFAALGILNKLLGGIFGAIKIALILSIVLNIFDKLNSTITFVDEENIEETVLYKPVKEIFPMIFPNLLAPKETDTASEINA; the protein is encoded by the coding sequence ATGAGTGTTATTGATATTGTTTTAGGTGCCTTGGTTTTATTTGGACTTGTTCGAGGTTTTATGAAAGGGCTTTTTGTTGAAGTTTCCTCATTAGTTGCATTAATTGCAGGTGTTTATGGTGCCATACATTTTAGCAACTTTGCTTCCGAATTTTTACAAACTAAAACTGAGTGGGATGAAAAAACTATTAATATTGTTGCCTTTGCCATAACGTTTATCATTATTGTTTTAGCTATAGCCTTAGCAGGAAAAGCGCTTACAAAGTTAGCGAATTTTGCAGCTCTAGGCATTTTAAACAAATTACTTGGTGGTATTTTTGGGGCTATAAAAATTGCACTAATTTTAAGTATTGTGCTAAATATTTTTGACAAACTAAATAGCACTATCACCTTTGTTGATGAAGAAAATATTGAAGAAACCGTCCTTTACAAACCTGTAAAAGAAATATTCCCAATGATATTCCCTAATCTTTTAGCGCCTAAAGAAACAGATACTGCCTCAGAAATTAATGCTTAG